CATCTGATTTGCATAAATACATTTGACCAGCACTTAATCCAACTGATCTTAATGGTTAATCACTAAACCATTTTGTAAACctatatattttcatttcagCAATATACAGTAGGCCTATATGGATTTTGAGAactacagaaataaaatgtgtgtttCTACGAACATATAAATTATGATAAATACTCTTTATTGCTAACTGATTTTACATATGGTAACCACAACTGGTCATTACAGTAGATATACTGTAAAAGTGGGGGTGTAAACACTGGCAATTTCTTTCAACATGGAGCAGGACAAATAGCAAGGAATAAGAGCTTGTGTGGACAAGGGATCGGTCAGAGAGGCGGGCATGGGCACCAACCAAGAGGTCAAAGAGGTGGACGAAAATCTACGGCCAAATGCTCAAGACAGACTTGATCCAAATTACAGTAATATAAATTAATGTGTTCTGAAAGATTAAACCAAATGTTCTaattacattttacaataaTCTTGTATTTGAAACAATGATTATGTGGACTGAAAACATAACTTACTGAAAGCATTACATCAAGTTTTGAAAGAATGACTAGCTGTGTTACAAGTGTGATCAGTTTGGATTTTTGTACATAGGGTTTTGAAAATTTACCCATTACTTGTGAAAAAAGTACCAAAGCCAATAAAAAAACCTCTAAAAGACTTTAGATTACACCGTTTCACATTACAAGGCCTGGTTAATATTCTCACTTTATTGATTCTAATACATCTGCTAAATTTTCTGAGGCATTTTAGATGACATTGCACCATTAAAGTATCATACTTTTAAAACTCACCCACACCCATGGATGAACAATGAAACTCGTATTGCTAGACAAGTTTGTTGCAGGGCCGAACGGAGATGGAAGAAGGCTGCAAATATCGTTTGAAATTTTAAAGGATGCCCTGTCACATTTTTGGTCCATTGTTAAAGCTGCAAAAATAAGGAAAATTATTTTTCAACTATCATTAATAAAAACTCAAATAAGCCAATTAttctatttaaaacaataaataaagtgaTTTCACCTGTCCCTGTTAATTGTATTGaaagcggaggattttctcgaaattttagaaaagaaccgccttctccacttttttaaaaaatgcagttgcgcaacactcctgattgacagctaggaggaccaatagtcttgatgatccacccggaaaaagaaaatccttcGCAATACCTTTAAGTTATTATCGAccaatatcaaaattaccctttttattaaaagttttaGAGAAATTTATCTTATCTCAACTTACTCGATATCTAGAGGAAAAGTCTGTTATAGACATGTTTCAGTCAGGTTTTAGATCACAGAAACTGCCCTTCTTAAagtttttaatgatattttattaGGAGTAGATTCCGGAAAGCCAGTTATTCTTATTCTTTTAGATCTCACAGCTGCTTTCGATACCATCGATCATGACATTTTATTTAGTTGTCTGGAGGATGTTGGTATCAAAAGCATTGCCCTATAGTTTAAATCTTATTTGGAAGACTTGTCGTTCTCGATCTCTATTAGTAATCTGCGCTCTTCGTCAGCTAAATTACGTTGTGGTGTGCCTCAGGGTTCTATTCTTGGGCCCATTTTATTTTCGTTatatatgtgccctttaagtattatttttcctaaaTACGGCATTATGTATCATCTGTATGCAGATGACACACAGTTATATATCCCAGTTGATTCAAATGACTCAAAATCCTTGGATGTACTCATTCAGTGTTTAGGTGAGATTAAGGCTTGGTTGGAGTGCAATTTCTTATTCTCTAAATCAGAATAAGACTGAATGTGTTGTGTTTGGTCCCTCTTCTGCTTCGAAGGAAATTATGAATAGATTGACTTCGATGTCGATAAGTGTGTCGGACCATGTTAAAAATTTGGATGTTACCATGGATTCATCATTGGTTTTGGATAAGCAGAAAACCAGTGTTGTTAAGGCTGGGTTTTATCAACTCTGAATTAtttctaaatttaaatatattctCTTTTAAAGACCTGGAGATTGTTATTCATGCTTTCATATCATCACGTTTTGATTATTGTAATTCGTTATACTATGGTTTATCGCAGCGCCAATGATCTCATCTTCAATTATTGCAAAATTCTGCAGCTAGACTTCTGACGCACACAAAGAAGTGTGAGAGGATTACACCAGTtctcataaaaataaagtttgtatTGTATTCTATTGTACATTACACAACATTTACATAATCTAtcatttctaaaatatccaTCCTATGTGTAATCAAGTGAAGGATCAATAAAGACATCCTCTACAATCATTTGGACAAATTAGTTTTTAATTTTCAGATATAATTGTAACATAGGTATACTTTCTATAATGTAACTAAATGAGAACAAAACATAACTCCATTTAGTGCGCACATTACATTACTACAATTTGGATCAAGCCTGTCTTGAGCATTTGGCCATGGGTTTTCGTCCACCACTTTGACCTCTCTGTTGGTGCCCATGCCCACCTCTCTGATGGATCCCTTCTCAACAAGCTCTTATTCCTTGCTATTTGTCCTGCTTCATGTTGAAAGAAATTGCCAGTGTTTACACCCCCACTTTTACAGTATATCTACTGTAATGACCAGTTGTGGTTACAACTATGTAAAATCATTTAGCAATAAAGAGTATTTATCATAATTTATGTATTcgtacaaacaaacattttatttacgTAGTTCTCAAAATCCATATAGGCCTATATTgcttaaatgaaaatatataggTTTACAAAATGGTTTAGTGATTAACCATTAAGATCAGTTGGATTTAGTGCTGGTCAAATGTATTAACGCAAATGAGATGAGAAGCATATCAAAAGTATTGTGAACATTGCATTGTGAAAGACAATTTCTTCTTATGAAAGGTATTTCTTTGATGACACAATGATTAGGTGTGGTGAAAAAGTGAATGTATAATATTTTATGTTGTACGTATAGGCTCTCTTATATTAATGGTCTTCTTCAGTGCACTGTTCTCAACATGCTTATCTGTCAATATGACCACGTAACTTTAATATATCAGAATAATATGGCTGATAAATGGCATTTGACTCAATCTGTCTGCCTCATGGTTTATATTCATGAAGTAAAAAACCGTGACAGGCTATTAGCAAACAGTGTTTATTTTAAAGACAGTATAAACGCACCATAACATTACATCATAGGGTCATAACAATAAGATTTTCTATATATtcttataaatgtatataatttATGTAACACTACACCCACAACCATTGACTCGCATGCATACAGGTATATAGAAACAAGTGAAAAGAGGAAATTCATGAATATTTAATCCAAATATTCGTTCATTAGTGGTCACCAAAAATTCACACTTGCACACTGTGTGGAGATCACCAGGGCAACGTTTCTCCATTGTAGCTCACAAATCCTCCATGATCTTTCTCGGTTAATCCACAAATAACAGGCAACACTGATGATATGCTCTCTTCTACACTCATATCTGcctgtttataataaataaatcgaAAGAATGGTTAAAATGCagtcatttcatttaaaaatctttaaattgtaaaaataaaatgtaacattctgtacttttgtctcaaaTTCACCTTAAAGAATAAAGGGTACTTACCAACAGCAATATGTTGTAtactttaatgttttgtttaattaagggTGGGAGGCATGcccaaaaagtttgagaaccattaAATTCTCACATACTCACATCTGCTCCGCCCAGATCAGTTCGCACCCAACCAGGGTGCAGGGCGACGCATAAAATTCCCTCTGCTTCCAGATCAACTGCCAAACTTCTTGTAATCATGTTTAGCGCACTCTTAATTGAAAGAAACCACAAAATCATGCATGTAAACCTACCTGCAACCAAATAAATGCATAACAATAAAAACTCACCTTAGATGGCCTGTAAGCGTAAAGCTTAGGAGCTCCCATCTCGCCCCAGTTGAGTTGAACAGACCCCAAAATAGAGGACACATTGATCACGGCCGATCTGTGAATTCCCATTCCACTGCCCTGACCCGCCGCCTCTCTCAACAATGGCAGAAAAGCCTGCAAGAGAccacaaataattcaattattAAACTATGTTTCTTATGTATGTATCAGTATGTCCATCCTGGTTAGTTAACTTTTTACTTTGACTATAATAAAGAAATAAGTACCTTTGTCACAAAAAGAGGAGCCACTGTGTTGATCTCATATGTTTTCATCATGACATCTCGGGTGACGGTGTCCAAATCACAGTGGATGTTAATAGCTGCATTAttaattaaacaatttaacccaTCAGCACCCACAATAGACTTCACTTCTTGAACTGCATCATTCACGCTTACATCACTGGTTACATCTGGggatacaaaaacatttttagggTAGTTTAAGTGTCTTAGTAcagttttgaataaaaaaaaaacgtattcaATTTTTAATTACATTAACCCTTATAGGTTGTTGGGACATTTTTGgccatctttgtttttattcaaatgtaGCTTTTTTAAGCAAGTGACCAGGGCCTGCTTAAAAGTGAATGGAAACATGCCAGTAAGCAGGGAGGTGTTGATGATGTGCGAGTCAAACAAACGAGGCTTTGATGATCAGACGTGCATTAAGAGCACCCATACTTCAGTGTCACTCAGTGgagaaaaaaaatggatttcGGATACAAGTGTAGTAGTGTGTCCTGAGGTTTGTGGTGTAGAAAATTGGTTGCTGAGGGATTATTTTTAGTTGGTGAAAAGGCAAAAGTCATCATCAGCTGACAATGAGGAAGTGGGTGGAGCGGGAGAGGGGTAGGGAAGACTCAAACTCAACACTACACTTAAAAACAGGTGTGGTTATGTTTAATGACTTTGTGAATCGAGTTTAATAGGTTTCAAAAATTTTCTAATGAATATCTCTACTGTTTCTCTATGTTCACAATAACTCATTTCCACATCATGTCATTTCCACCACCACCCTGTCTTTCCATCAccacacacattttttaaatatttaaaaagttcatcacacattaaaaatgtatgcacAATTTATGAGATCATGCTTTACTTAACAACTTAAGTGATTCATTTATTTGCTTAATAAGCTCTTACTAAAACCAATATTAAAGTTTAGAGTGTGACAGGCTTACAGTTCAGCATTTGGTCCTTAGGGCAGTTAATTTATCTAATTGACAAATGTATAATTATTGTACATTGTGGGGAAACAAAAATGGTAAAACTATTCTGGAATGGCATTAGTTattctatttttaaataacagcTGTATAAAGATGTGGTGGAAATGACATTTGTTCATTGCAGGTctgaaaaaatgtaaaatattaacaATTTCCCTTGTAATCTAAGTTTCTCCTCTTACAGACCTTAGACAAATTTCTTAAACTTATCTGACTCTGTTGGGTGACTTTTGagcaagtttttttattttatacaaatTAACAAGGCTAAAGGTGCCCCTATAGTTATAGAAACGGCCATAAATGCAACAGCACTTTGGTATTTAAATATTAGACCTTTTCTAGTGTGATATGTAAAAGGCAAAAAACGTGTTTGTTAGTGTTTTTTTCCGCGAGCAGCAATGCAAATGACAAACGCCTGTCCTTTGTCTTAACCTGTTGGACAAATATCTGCAGACGCAACCCTTTTAAAAGTTCTCGTTTAAAATGCAATAATGTTTAAAGCAAGTCCTTAATTTTTATTCACATGTA
The DNA window shown above is from Paramisgurnus dabryanus chromosome 23, PD_genome_1.1, whole genome shotgun sequence and carries:
- the LOC135780831 gene encoding C-signal-like — translated: MLNFSKCHSILITGASRGLGLEMVRQLLSTPERPKKNHRNRCRGTELQALAKSHPEVHVVTLDVTSDVSVNDAVQEVKSIVGADGLNCLINNAAINIHCDLDTVTRDVMMKTYEINTVAPLFVTKAFLPLLREAAGQGSGMGIHRSAVINVSSILGSVQLNWGEMGAPKLYAYRPSKSALNMITRSLAVDLEAEGILCVALHPGWVRTDLGGADADMSVEESISSVLPVICGLTEKDHGGFVSYNGETLPW